A genomic window from Etheostoma spectabile isolate EspeVRDwgs_2016 chromosome 13, UIUC_Espe_1.0, whole genome shotgun sequence includes:
- the aifm1 gene encoding apoptosis-inducing factor 1, mitochondrial isoform X3, whose product MLKCRTVWKKLAPLARASSTVCRQNVRRTGLTSSRIPACVPVAHMSTGPAGGGRENQLYILLVGAACVGGAIYTYRTVKGDSQRYQDRIEEISSRSYKRATAEPATPIQSEPSAVDATETEVILEPEPEAAPSLEPEAAPSPEEPSPPAPDAEVAVPETTELPPADEPVVEASPEESAEPAAVPVVEEEPSPPSEPSPVELTELPPAPVVESEPAAAESPAAEPTEPQPEVVAQSAAEQTTTADEPVVEASPEESAEPAAVPVVEEEPSPPSEPSPFELTELPPAPVVESEPAAAESPAAEPTEPQPEVVAQSGGPAPDSLKVPSHTPYLLIGGGTASFAAARSIRARDPGAKVLIVTDESDPPYMRPPLSKELWFSDDPSVTETLRFKQWNGKERSIYFQPPSFYINAEELNGAENGGVAVLTGKKVVHMDVRGNKIKLDDDTEISYDKCLIATGGVPRNLQVIERAGEEVMKKTTLFRKIEDFKSLDKVSRNVKSITIIGGGFLGSELACALGRRSTEYDLEVVQMFPEKGNMGKVLPEYLSNWTTEKVKSEGVKVISEALVKSVVCKDDKLEIKLKDGRLVKTDHIVAAVGLEPNVDLAKSAGLEVDSDFGGFRVNAELQARSNIWVAGDAACFYDIRLGRRRVEHHDHAVVSGRLAGENMTGANKPYWHQSMFWSDLGPDVGYEAIGIVDSSLPTVGVFAKATAKDTPKAATEKSGTGIRSESETEDTATSPVASLTLAPTVEQHQDEYGKGVIFYLRDKVVVGIILWNVFNRMPIARKIIKDGEEHADLNEVAKLFNIHDD is encoded by the exons atgctgaaatgtagaaCTGTATGGAAAAAGCTTGCACCACTTGCTAGAGCTTCCTCAACTGTGTGCCGACAGAATGTGAGAAGAACAG GGTTAACCAGTAGCAGAATACCAGCATGTGTACCTGTGGCTCACATGTCCACCGGGCCTGCAGGGGGAGGCAGGGAAAACCAGCTGTACATCCTTCTGGTTGGAGCAGCCTGCGTTGGTGGTGCAATATAC ACATACCGAACTGTCAAGGGAGACAGCCAAAGATATCAGGACCGTATTGAGGAAATTTCATCCAGATCATATAAAAGAGCCACGGCAGAGCCAGCCACCCCCATCCAGTCAGAGCCTTCTG ctgtggatGCCACTGAAACAGAGG TCATCCTAGAGCCAGAACCTGAAGCAGCACCTTCACTAGAAC CTGAAGCAGCACCTTCACCAGAAGAGCCAAGCCCCCCGGCCCCTGATGCTGAAGTAGCGGTTCCCGAAACAACTGAACTACCCCCAG CAGATGAGCCAGTGGTAGAAGCATCCCCAGAAGAGTCAGCAGAACCGGCTGCTGTACCTGTAGTTGAGGAGG AACCATCACCCCCCTCTGAGCCATCCCCAGTTGAGCTTACAGAGCTGCCCCCTGCGCCTGTTGTGGAGAGTG AacctgcagcagcagaaagccCCGCAGCAGAGCCAACCGAGCCTCAACCTGAAGTTGTGGCACAGAGTG CAGcagaacaaacaacaacagcagatgAGCCAGTGGTAGAAGCATCTCCAGAAGAGTCAGCAGAACCAGCTGCTGTACCTGTAGTTGAGGAGG AACCATCACCCCCCTCTGAGCCGTCCCCATTTGAGCTTACAGAGCTGCCCCCTGCACCTGTTGTGGAGAGTG AacctgcagcagcagaaagccCCGCAGCAGAGCCAACCGAGCCTCAACCTGAAGTTGTGGCACAGAGTG GTGGCCCTGCACCTGACTCTCTCAAGGTCCCCTCGCACACCCCCTACCTCCTTATTGGTGGAGGTACTGCCTCGTTTGCTGCTGCCCGGTCTATTCGAGCCAGAGACCCCGGTGCCAAG GTATTGATTGTGACTGACGAGTCAGACCCTCCATACATGAGACCACCTCTCTCTAAGGAACTGTGGTTCTCTGATGACCCCAGTGTGACGGAAACACTGCGTTTCAAACAGTGGAATGGAAAGGAAAGGAG TATCTACTTCCAGCCACCATCATTCTACATTAATGCAGAAGAATTGAATGGTGCAGAAAATGGTGGCGTAGCAGTTCTCACCGGCAAAAAG GTGGTTCACATGGATGTGAgaggaaacaaaataaaactggacGATGATACCGAGATTTCATATGACAAGTGTTTGATTGCTACAG GTGGTGTGCCAAGAAATTTACAGGTCATTGAAAGAGCAGGAGAGGAGGTGATGAAGAAGACAACATTGTTCCGCAAG ATCGAGGACTTCAAATCGTTGGATAAGGTCTCCAGAAACGTCAAGTCCATCACAATCATTGGAGGCGGCTTCTTGGGCAGCGAGCTGGCCTGTGCACTCGGCAGGAGAT caaCTGAGTATGACCTGGAGGTGGTACAGATGTTCCCTGAGAAGGGCAACATGGGAAAAGTGTTGCCTGAGTATCTGAGCAACTGGACAACAGAAAAAGTCAAGAGTG AGGGTGTGAAAGTCATATCAGAAGCTTTGGTGAAATCTGTGGTCTGCAAAGATGATAAGTTAGAAATCAAACTGAAGGACGGCCGTTTG GTGAAAACCGACCACATTGTTGCAGCTGTTGGCCTGGAGCCCAATGTTGACCTTGCTAAATCAGCAGGTCTGGAGGTAGACTCTGACTTTGGTGGTTTTCGGGTCAATGCAGAGCTGCAAGCAAGATCCAATATTTGGGTG GCAGGAGATGCTGCCTGTTTCTATGACATCAGACTCGGCCGCAGACGAGTGGAGCACCACGATCACGCTGTTGTGAGTGGAAGACTAGCAGGAGAGAATATGACCGGAGCCAACAAACCCTACTGGCATCAGTCTATGTTCTG GAGTGACCTGGGTCCTGATGTAGGCTACGAGGCGATTGGGATTGTTGACAGCAGCCTACCAACAGTAGGAGTGTTTGCCAAAGCCACTGCCAAAGATACACCTAAAGCTGCTACCGAGAAGTCAG GAACTGGGATCCGCTCTGAAAGTGAAACGGAGGACACAGCTACTAGCCCAGTGGCCTCTTTAACGCTTGCTCCCACTGTGGAGCAGCACCAAGACGAGTATGGAAAAGGAGTCATCTtctacctgagagacaaagtgGTGGTGGGCATTATCCTGTGGAACGTGTTTAACAGGATGCCAATCGCAAGGAAG ATTATCAAGGATGGAGAGGAACATGCAGATCTGAATGAGGTGGCCAAACTGTTTAACATCCATGATGATTAA
- the aifm1 gene encoding apoptosis-inducing factor 1, mitochondrial isoform X1 — translation MLKCRTVWKKLAPLARASSTVCRQNVRRTGLTSSRIPACVPVAHMSTGPAGGGRENQLYILLVGAACVGGAIYTYRTVKGDSQRYQDRIEEISSRSYKRATAEPATPIQSEPSAVDATETEVILEPEPEAAPSLEPEAAPSLEPEAAPSLESEAAPSPEEPSPPAPDAEVAVPETTELPPADEPVVEASPEESAEPAAVPVVEEEPSPPSEPSPVELTELPPAPVVESEPAAAESPAAEPTEPQPEVVAQSADEPVVEASPEESAEPAAVPVVEEEPSPPSEPSPFELTELPPAPVVESEPAAAESPAAEPTEPQPEVVAQSGGPAPDSLKVPSHTPYLLIGGGTASFAAARSIRARDPGAKVLIVTDESDPPYMRPPLSKELWFSDDPSVTETLRFKQWNGKERSIYFQPPSFYINAEELNGAENGGVAVLTGKKVVHMDVRGNKIKLDDDTEISYDKCLIATGGVPRNLQVIERAGEEVMKKTTLFRKIEDFKSLDKVSRNVKSITIIGGGFLGSELACALGRRSTEYDLEVVQMFPEKGNMGKVLPEYLSNWTTEKVKSEGVKVISEALVKSVVCKDDKLEIKLKDGRLVKTDHIVAAVGLEPNVDLAKSAGLEVDSDFGGFRVNAELQARSNIWVAGDAACFYDIRLGRRRVEHHDHAVVSGRLAGENMTGANKPYWHQSMFWSDLGPDVGYEAIGIVDSSLPTVGVFAKATAKDTPKAATEKSGTGIRSESETEDTATSPVASLTLAPTVEQHQDEYGKGVIFYLRDKVVVGIILWNVFNRMPIARKIIKDGEEHADLNEVAKLFNIHDD, via the exons atgctgaaatgtagaaCTGTATGGAAAAAGCTTGCACCACTTGCTAGAGCTTCCTCAACTGTGTGCCGACAGAATGTGAGAAGAACAG GGTTAACCAGTAGCAGAATACCAGCATGTGTACCTGTGGCTCACATGTCCACCGGGCCTGCAGGGGGAGGCAGGGAAAACCAGCTGTACATCCTTCTGGTTGGAGCAGCCTGCGTTGGTGGTGCAATATAC ACATACCGAACTGTCAAGGGAGACAGCCAAAGATATCAGGACCGTATTGAGGAAATTTCATCCAGATCATATAAAAGAGCCACGGCAGAGCCAGCCACCCCCATCCAGTCAGAGCCTTCTG ctgtggatGCCACTGAAACAGAGG TCATCCTAGAGCCAGAACCTGAAGCAGCACCTTCACTAGAACCTGAAGCAGCACCTTCACTAGAACCTGAAGCAGCACCTTCACTAGAATCTGAAGCAGCACCTTCACCAGAAGAGCCAAGCCCCCCGGCCCCTGATGCTGAAGTAGCGGTTCCCGAAACAACTGAACTACCCCCAG CAGATGAGCCAGTGGTAGAAGCATCCCCAGAAGAGTCAGCAGAACCGGCTGCTGTACCTGTAGTTGAGGAGG AACCATCACCCCCCTCTGAGCCATCCCCAGTTGAGCTTACAGAGCTGCCCCCTGCGCCTGTTGTGGAGAGTG AacctgcagcagcagaaagccCCGCAGCAGAGCCAACCGAGCCTCAACCTGAAGTTGTGGCACAGAGTG cagatgAGCCAGTGGTAGAAGCATCTCCAGAAGAGTCAGCAGAACCAGCTGCTGTACCTGTAGTTGAGGAGG AACCATCACCCCCCTCTGAGCCGTCCCCATTTGAGCTTACAGAGCTGCCCCCTGCACCTGTTGTGGAGAGTG AacctgcagcagcagaaagccCCGCAGCAGAGCCAACCGAGCCTCAACCTGAAGTTGTGGCACAGAGTG GTGGCCCTGCACCTGACTCTCTCAAGGTCCCCTCGCACACCCCCTACCTCCTTATTGGTGGAGGTACTGCCTCGTTTGCTGCTGCCCGGTCTATTCGAGCCAGAGACCCCGGTGCCAAG GTATTGATTGTGACTGACGAGTCAGACCCTCCATACATGAGACCACCTCTCTCTAAGGAACTGTGGTTCTCTGATGACCCCAGTGTGACGGAAACACTGCGTTTCAAACAGTGGAATGGAAAGGAAAGGAG TATCTACTTCCAGCCACCATCATTCTACATTAATGCAGAAGAATTGAATGGTGCAGAAAATGGTGGCGTAGCAGTTCTCACCGGCAAAAAG GTGGTTCACATGGATGTGAgaggaaacaaaataaaactggacGATGATACCGAGATTTCATATGACAAGTGTTTGATTGCTACAG GTGGTGTGCCAAGAAATTTACAGGTCATTGAAAGAGCAGGAGAGGAGGTGATGAAGAAGACAACATTGTTCCGCAAG ATCGAGGACTTCAAATCGTTGGATAAGGTCTCCAGAAACGTCAAGTCCATCACAATCATTGGAGGCGGCTTCTTGGGCAGCGAGCTGGCCTGTGCACTCGGCAGGAGAT caaCTGAGTATGACCTGGAGGTGGTACAGATGTTCCCTGAGAAGGGCAACATGGGAAAAGTGTTGCCTGAGTATCTGAGCAACTGGACAACAGAAAAAGTCAAGAGTG AGGGTGTGAAAGTCATATCAGAAGCTTTGGTGAAATCTGTGGTCTGCAAAGATGATAAGTTAGAAATCAAACTGAAGGACGGCCGTTTG GTGAAAACCGACCACATTGTTGCAGCTGTTGGCCTGGAGCCCAATGTTGACCTTGCTAAATCAGCAGGTCTGGAGGTAGACTCTGACTTTGGTGGTTTTCGGGTCAATGCAGAGCTGCAAGCAAGATCCAATATTTGGGTG GCAGGAGATGCTGCCTGTTTCTATGACATCAGACTCGGCCGCAGACGAGTGGAGCACCACGATCACGCTGTTGTGAGTGGAAGACTAGCAGGAGAGAATATGACCGGAGCCAACAAACCCTACTGGCATCAGTCTATGTTCTG GAGTGACCTGGGTCCTGATGTAGGCTACGAGGCGATTGGGATTGTTGACAGCAGCCTACCAACAGTAGGAGTGTTTGCCAAAGCCACTGCCAAAGATACACCTAAAGCTGCTACCGAGAAGTCAG GAACTGGGATCCGCTCTGAAAGTGAAACGGAGGACACAGCTACTAGCCCAGTGGCCTCTTTAACGCTTGCTCCCACTGTGGAGCAGCACCAAGACGAGTATGGAAAAGGAGTCATCTtctacctgagagacaaagtgGTGGTGGGCATTATCCTGTGGAACGTGTTTAACAGGATGCCAATCGCAAGGAAG ATTATCAAGGATGGAGAGGAACATGCAGATCTGAATGAGGTGGCCAAACTGTTTAACATCCATGATGATTAA
- the aifm1 gene encoding apoptosis-inducing factor 1, mitochondrial isoform X2 gives MLKCRTVWKKLAPLARASSTVCRQNVRRTGLTSSRIPACVPVAHMSTGPAGGGRENQLYILLVGAACVGGAIYTYRTVKGDSQRYQDRIEEISSRSYKRATAEPATPIQSEPSVILEPEPEAAPSLEPEAAPSLEPEAAPSLESEAAPSPEEPSPPAPDAEVAVPETTELPPADEPVVEASPEESAEPAAVPVVEEEPSPPSEPSPVELTELPPAPVVESEPAAAESPAAEPTEPQPEVVAQSAAEQTTTADEPVVEASPEESAEPAAVPVVEEEPSPPSEPSPFELTELPPAPVVESEPAAAESPAAEPTEPQPEVVAQSGGPAPDSLKVPSHTPYLLIGGGTASFAAARSIRARDPGAKVLIVTDESDPPYMRPPLSKELWFSDDPSVTETLRFKQWNGKERSIYFQPPSFYINAEELNGAENGGVAVLTGKKVVHMDVRGNKIKLDDDTEISYDKCLIATGGVPRNLQVIERAGEEVMKKTTLFRKIEDFKSLDKVSRNVKSITIIGGGFLGSELACALGRRSTEYDLEVVQMFPEKGNMGKVLPEYLSNWTTEKVKSEGVKVISEALVKSVVCKDDKLEIKLKDGRLVKTDHIVAAVGLEPNVDLAKSAGLEVDSDFGGFRVNAELQARSNIWVAGDAACFYDIRLGRRRVEHHDHAVVSGRLAGENMTGANKPYWHQSMFWSDLGPDVGYEAIGIVDSSLPTVGVFAKATAKDTPKAATEKSGTGIRSESETEDTATSPVASLTLAPTVEQHQDEYGKGVIFYLRDKVVVGIILWNVFNRMPIARKIIKDGEEHADLNEVAKLFNIHDD, from the exons atgctgaaatgtagaaCTGTATGGAAAAAGCTTGCACCACTTGCTAGAGCTTCCTCAACTGTGTGCCGACAGAATGTGAGAAGAACAG GGTTAACCAGTAGCAGAATACCAGCATGTGTACCTGTGGCTCACATGTCCACCGGGCCTGCAGGGGGAGGCAGGGAAAACCAGCTGTACATCCTTCTGGTTGGAGCAGCCTGCGTTGGTGGTGCAATATAC ACATACCGAACTGTCAAGGGAGACAGCCAAAGATATCAGGACCGTATTGAGGAAATTTCATCCAGATCATATAAAAGAGCCACGGCAGAGCCAGCCACCCCCATCCAGTCAGAGCCTTCTG TCATCCTAGAGCCAGAACCTGAAGCAGCACCTTCACTAGAACCTGAAGCAGCACCTTCACTAGAACCTGAAGCAGCACCTTCACTAGAATCTGAAGCAGCACCTTCACCAGAAGAGCCAAGCCCCCCGGCCCCTGATGCTGAAGTAGCGGTTCCCGAAACAACTGAACTACCCCCAG CAGATGAGCCAGTGGTAGAAGCATCCCCAGAAGAGTCAGCAGAACCGGCTGCTGTACCTGTAGTTGAGGAGG AACCATCACCCCCCTCTGAGCCATCCCCAGTTGAGCTTACAGAGCTGCCCCCTGCGCCTGTTGTGGAGAGTG AacctgcagcagcagaaagccCCGCAGCAGAGCCAACCGAGCCTCAACCTGAAGTTGTGGCACAGAGTG CAGcagaacaaacaacaacagcagatgAGCCAGTGGTAGAAGCATCTCCAGAAGAGTCAGCAGAACCAGCTGCTGTACCTGTAGTTGAGGAGG AACCATCACCCCCCTCTGAGCCGTCCCCATTTGAGCTTACAGAGCTGCCCCCTGCACCTGTTGTGGAGAGTG AacctgcagcagcagaaagccCCGCAGCAGAGCCAACCGAGCCTCAACCTGAAGTTGTGGCACAGAGTG GTGGCCCTGCACCTGACTCTCTCAAGGTCCCCTCGCACACCCCCTACCTCCTTATTGGTGGAGGTACTGCCTCGTTTGCTGCTGCCCGGTCTATTCGAGCCAGAGACCCCGGTGCCAAG GTATTGATTGTGACTGACGAGTCAGACCCTCCATACATGAGACCACCTCTCTCTAAGGAACTGTGGTTCTCTGATGACCCCAGTGTGACGGAAACACTGCGTTTCAAACAGTGGAATGGAAAGGAAAGGAG TATCTACTTCCAGCCACCATCATTCTACATTAATGCAGAAGAATTGAATGGTGCAGAAAATGGTGGCGTAGCAGTTCTCACCGGCAAAAAG GTGGTTCACATGGATGTGAgaggaaacaaaataaaactggacGATGATACCGAGATTTCATATGACAAGTGTTTGATTGCTACAG GTGGTGTGCCAAGAAATTTACAGGTCATTGAAAGAGCAGGAGAGGAGGTGATGAAGAAGACAACATTGTTCCGCAAG ATCGAGGACTTCAAATCGTTGGATAAGGTCTCCAGAAACGTCAAGTCCATCACAATCATTGGAGGCGGCTTCTTGGGCAGCGAGCTGGCCTGTGCACTCGGCAGGAGAT caaCTGAGTATGACCTGGAGGTGGTACAGATGTTCCCTGAGAAGGGCAACATGGGAAAAGTGTTGCCTGAGTATCTGAGCAACTGGACAACAGAAAAAGTCAAGAGTG AGGGTGTGAAAGTCATATCAGAAGCTTTGGTGAAATCTGTGGTCTGCAAAGATGATAAGTTAGAAATCAAACTGAAGGACGGCCGTTTG GTGAAAACCGACCACATTGTTGCAGCTGTTGGCCTGGAGCCCAATGTTGACCTTGCTAAATCAGCAGGTCTGGAGGTAGACTCTGACTTTGGTGGTTTTCGGGTCAATGCAGAGCTGCAAGCAAGATCCAATATTTGGGTG GCAGGAGATGCTGCCTGTTTCTATGACATCAGACTCGGCCGCAGACGAGTGGAGCACCACGATCACGCTGTTGTGAGTGGAAGACTAGCAGGAGAGAATATGACCGGAGCCAACAAACCCTACTGGCATCAGTCTATGTTCTG GAGTGACCTGGGTCCTGATGTAGGCTACGAGGCGATTGGGATTGTTGACAGCAGCCTACCAACAGTAGGAGTGTTTGCCAAAGCCACTGCCAAAGATACACCTAAAGCTGCTACCGAGAAGTCAG GAACTGGGATCCGCTCTGAAAGTGAAACGGAGGACACAGCTACTAGCCCAGTGGCCTCTTTAACGCTTGCTCCCACTGTGGAGCAGCACCAAGACGAGTATGGAAAAGGAGTCATCTtctacctgagagacaaagtgGTGGTGGGCATTATCCTGTGGAACGTGTTTAACAGGATGCCAATCGCAAGGAAG ATTATCAAGGATGGAGAGGAACATGCAGATCTGAATGAGGTGGCCAAACTGTTTAACATCCATGATGATTAA
- the aifm1 gene encoding apoptosis-inducing factor 1, mitochondrial isoform X4 — protein sequence MLKCRTVWKKLAPLARASSTVCRQNVRRTGLTSSRIPACVPVAHMSTGPAGGGRENQLYILLVGAACVGGAIYTYRTVKGDSQRYQDRIEEISSRSYKRATAEPATPIQSEPSAVDATETEVILEPEPEAAPSLEPEAAPSLEPEAAPSLESEAAPSPEEPSPPAPDAEVAVPETTELPPADEPVVEASPEESAEPAAVPVVEEADEPVVEASPEESAEPAAVPVVEEEPSPPSEPSPFELTELPPAPVVESEPAAAESPAAEPTEPQPEVVAQSGGPAPDSLKVPSHTPYLLIGGGTASFAAARSIRARDPGAKVLIVTDESDPPYMRPPLSKELWFSDDPSVTETLRFKQWNGKERSIYFQPPSFYINAEELNGAENGGVAVLTGKKVVHMDVRGNKIKLDDDTEISYDKCLIATGGVPRNLQVIERAGEEVMKKTTLFRKIEDFKSLDKVSRNVKSITIIGGGFLGSELACALGRRSTEYDLEVVQMFPEKGNMGKVLPEYLSNWTTEKVKSEGVKVISEALVKSVVCKDDKLEIKLKDGRLVKTDHIVAAVGLEPNVDLAKSAGLEVDSDFGGFRVNAELQARSNIWVAGDAACFYDIRLGRRRVEHHDHAVVSGRLAGENMTGANKPYWHQSMFWSDLGPDVGYEAIGIVDSSLPTVGVFAKATAKDTPKAATEKSGTGIRSESETEDTATSPVASLTLAPTVEQHQDEYGKGVIFYLRDKVVVGIILWNVFNRMPIARKIIKDGEEHADLNEVAKLFNIHDD from the exons atgctgaaatgtagaaCTGTATGGAAAAAGCTTGCACCACTTGCTAGAGCTTCCTCAACTGTGTGCCGACAGAATGTGAGAAGAACAG GGTTAACCAGTAGCAGAATACCAGCATGTGTACCTGTGGCTCACATGTCCACCGGGCCTGCAGGGGGAGGCAGGGAAAACCAGCTGTACATCCTTCTGGTTGGAGCAGCCTGCGTTGGTGGTGCAATATAC ACATACCGAACTGTCAAGGGAGACAGCCAAAGATATCAGGACCGTATTGAGGAAATTTCATCCAGATCATATAAAAGAGCCACGGCAGAGCCAGCCACCCCCATCCAGTCAGAGCCTTCTG ctgtggatGCCACTGAAACAGAGG TCATCCTAGAGCCAGAACCTGAAGCAGCACCTTCACTAGAACCTGAAGCAGCACCTTCACTAGAACCTGAAGCAGCACCTTCACTAGAATCTGAAGCAGCACCTTCACCAGAAGAGCCAAGCCCCCCGGCCCCTGATGCTGAAGTAGCGGTTCCCGAAACAACTGAACTACCCCCAG CAGATGAGCCAGTGGTAGAAGCATCCCCAGAAGAGTCAGCAGAACCGGCTGCTGTACCTGTAGTTGAGGAGG cagatgAGCCAGTGGTAGAAGCATCTCCAGAAGAGTCAGCAGAACCAGCTGCTGTACCTGTAGTTGAGGAGG AACCATCACCCCCCTCTGAGCCGTCCCCATTTGAGCTTACAGAGCTGCCCCCTGCACCTGTTGTGGAGAGTG AacctgcagcagcagaaagccCCGCAGCAGAGCCAACCGAGCCTCAACCTGAAGTTGTGGCACAGAGTG GTGGCCCTGCACCTGACTCTCTCAAGGTCCCCTCGCACACCCCCTACCTCCTTATTGGTGGAGGTACTGCCTCGTTTGCTGCTGCCCGGTCTATTCGAGCCAGAGACCCCGGTGCCAAG GTATTGATTGTGACTGACGAGTCAGACCCTCCATACATGAGACCACCTCTCTCTAAGGAACTGTGGTTCTCTGATGACCCCAGTGTGACGGAAACACTGCGTTTCAAACAGTGGAATGGAAAGGAAAGGAG TATCTACTTCCAGCCACCATCATTCTACATTAATGCAGAAGAATTGAATGGTGCAGAAAATGGTGGCGTAGCAGTTCTCACCGGCAAAAAG GTGGTTCACATGGATGTGAgaggaaacaaaataaaactggacGATGATACCGAGATTTCATATGACAAGTGTTTGATTGCTACAG GTGGTGTGCCAAGAAATTTACAGGTCATTGAAAGAGCAGGAGAGGAGGTGATGAAGAAGACAACATTGTTCCGCAAG ATCGAGGACTTCAAATCGTTGGATAAGGTCTCCAGAAACGTCAAGTCCATCACAATCATTGGAGGCGGCTTCTTGGGCAGCGAGCTGGCCTGTGCACTCGGCAGGAGAT caaCTGAGTATGACCTGGAGGTGGTACAGATGTTCCCTGAGAAGGGCAACATGGGAAAAGTGTTGCCTGAGTATCTGAGCAACTGGACAACAGAAAAAGTCAAGAGTG AGGGTGTGAAAGTCATATCAGAAGCTTTGGTGAAATCTGTGGTCTGCAAAGATGATAAGTTAGAAATCAAACTGAAGGACGGCCGTTTG GTGAAAACCGACCACATTGTTGCAGCTGTTGGCCTGGAGCCCAATGTTGACCTTGCTAAATCAGCAGGTCTGGAGGTAGACTCTGACTTTGGTGGTTTTCGGGTCAATGCAGAGCTGCAAGCAAGATCCAATATTTGGGTG GCAGGAGATGCTGCCTGTTTCTATGACATCAGACTCGGCCGCAGACGAGTGGAGCACCACGATCACGCTGTTGTGAGTGGAAGACTAGCAGGAGAGAATATGACCGGAGCCAACAAACCCTACTGGCATCAGTCTATGTTCTG GAGTGACCTGGGTCCTGATGTAGGCTACGAGGCGATTGGGATTGTTGACAGCAGCCTACCAACAGTAGGAGTGTTTGCCAAAGCCACTGCCAAAGATACACCTAAAGCTGCTACCGAGAAGTCAG GAACTGGGATCCGCTCTGAAAGTGAAACGGAGGACACAGCTACTAGCCCAGTGGCCTCTTTAACGCTTGCTCCCACTGTGGAGCAGCACCAAGACGAGTATGGAAAAGGAGTCATCTtctacctgagagacaaagtgGTGGTGGGCATTATCCTGTGGAACGTGTTTAACAGGATGCCAATCGCAAGGAAG ATTATCAAGGATGGAGAGGAACATGCAGATCTGAATGAGGTGGCCAAACTGTTTAACATCCATGATGATTAA